The following proteins are encoded in a genomic region of Porphyrobacter sp. CACIAM 03H1:
- the rpoB gene encoding DNA-directed RNA polymerase subunit beta: MATKAKPPVTRSRKAQGTAKKRIRKIFGDIHEVVQMPNLIEVQRESYEQFLRSDKATGYVSGLEKTLRSVFPIRDFAGTAELDFVHYELEEPKYDTTECRQRGITYAAPMKVTLRLIVFEVDSETETRSVLDIKEQDVYMGDMPLMTENGTFIINGTERVIVSQMHRSPGVLFDHDRGKTHSSGKLLFAARVIPYRGSWLDFEFDAKDIVNVRIDRKRKLPVTALLYALGLDAEDILGYFYNTVTWERAKDGWKIPFVAEQWRGAKPAFPLVDAATGEEIFPAGQKISPRAANKAAKDGLTELLLPTEEVVSRYAAADMIDESTGRIYIEAGDEVTLEHVETLDKAGVDRLPLLDIDEINTGPWIRNTLKADKAENRDEGLEAIYKVMRPGEPPTKETAEALFEGLFFDAERYDLSAVGRVKLNMRLGLECEDTVTTLRKEDILAVVKELVGLKDGKGEVDDIDNLGNRRVRSVGELLENQYRVGLLRMERAVKERMSSVDVSTVMPNDLINAKPAVAAVREFFGSSQLSQFMDQTNPLSEVTHKRRVSALGPGGLTRERAGFEVRDVHPTHYGRICPIETPEGPNIGLINSLASFSRVNKYGFIETPYRKVIDGKVTGDVIYLSAMEEQKHTVAQASAELNEDGSFVEELVSARHNGDNLMAPREHITLMDVSPKQLVSVAASLIPFLENDDANRALMGSNMQRQAVPLVKAEAPWVGTGMEETVARDSGAAIAAKRGGIVDQVDATRIVIRAIGDVEPGQSGVDIYTLQKFQRSNQNTCINQRPLVKVGDVIEAGDIIADGPSTDLGELALGKNSLVAFMPWNGYNYEDSILISERIVKDDVFTSIHIEEFEVMARDTKLGPEDITRDIPNVGEEALRNLDEAGIVYIGAEVHPGDILVGKITPKGESPMTPEEKLLRAIFGEKASDVRDTSLRLPPGVAGTVVEVRVFNRHGIEIDDRTRAIQNEEIERLRKDAADERNILNRATYNRLRDMLVGQTASAAPKGLKKGIEITEAVLEDVERHEWFKFAVADDSRQAQIEAVKSQYDEAVALIDAKFHDRKEKLERGDELAPGVLKMVKVFVAVKRKLQPGDKMAGRHGNKGVISRILPVEDMPFLEDGTPVDLVLNPLGVPSRMNVGQIFETHLGFAARALGHEIKGMLEEWRAANPNAASDYAGVAPPAAVLERLKDIYGEQYVEDLESRSTADIVELAGNLAAGVPMGTPVFDGAREADVSDMLVKAGIDSSGQSVLYDGRTGEAFDRKVTVGIIYMLKLHHLVDDKIHARSIGPYSLVTQQPLGGKAQFGGQRFGEMEVWALQAYGAAYTLQEMLTVKSDDVVGRTKVYEAIVKGDDTFEAGIPESFNVLVKEMRSLGLNVELKSILDEDDDGEMLEAAE, encoded by the coding sequence ATGGCCACCAAGGCGAAGCCGCCCGTCACCCGCAGCCGCAAGGCGCAAGGGACCGCCAAGAAGCGCATCCGCAAGATCTTCGGCGACATCCACGAAGTGGTGCAGATGCCGAACCTGATCGAGGTTCAGCGCGAAAGCTACGAGCAGTTCCTGCGCTCGGACAAGGCCACGGGCTATGTCTCGGGCCTCGAGAAGACCCTGCGTTCGGTCTTCCCGATCCGCGACTTCGCCGGCACCGCCGAGCTCGACTTCGTGCATTACGAGCTCGAGGAGCCCAAGTACGACACCACCGAGTGCCGTCAGCGCGGCATCACCTATGCCGCCCCGATGAAGGTGACCCTGCGCCTCATCGTGTTCGAGGTGGACTCGGAAACCGAAACCCGCTCCGTCCTCGATATCAAGGAGCAGGACGTCTACATGGGCGACATGCCGCTCATGACCGAGAACGGCACCTTCATCATCAACGGCACCGAGCGCGTGATCGTCTCGCAGATGCACCGTTCGCCGGGCGTGCTGTTCGACCATGACCGCGGCAAGACCCACTCCTCGGGCAAGCTGCTGTTCGCCGCGCGCGTGATCCCCTACCGCGGCTCGTGGCTCGATTTCGAGTTCGACGCCAAGGACATCGTCAACGTCCGCATCGACCGCAAGCGCAAGCTGCCGGTCACCGCGCTGCTCTATGCTCTCGGCCTCGATGCCGAGGACATCCTCGGCTATTTCTACAACACCGTGACCTGGGAGCGCGCCAAGGACGGGTGGAAGATCCCCTTCGTGGCCGAACAGTGGCGCGGCGCCAAGCCGGCCTTCCCGCTGGTCGATGCCGCCACCGGCGAGGAAATCTTCCCCGCCGGCCAGAAGATCAGCCCGCGTGCGGCCAACAAGGCCGCCAAGGACGGCCTGACCGAACTGCTGCTTCCCACCGAGGAAGTCGTCAGCCGCTATGCCGCCGCCGACATGATCGACGAGAGCACCGGCCGCATCTACATCGAAGCGGGCGATGAAGTGACTCTCGAGCACGTCGAGACCCTCGACAAGGCTGGCGTCGACCGCCTGCCGCTGCTCGACATCGACGAGATCAACACCGGCCCCTGGATCCGCAACACGCTCAAGGCCGACAAGGCCGAGAACCGCGACGAGGGCCTAGAGGCGATCTACAAGGTCATGCGTCCGGGCGAACCGCCGACGAAGGAAACCGCCGAGGCGCTGTTCGAAGGCCTGTTCTTCGATGCCGAACGCTATGACCTTTCTGCCGTGGGCCGCGTGAAGCTCAACATGCGTCTCGGCCTCGAGTGCGAGGACACCGTCACCACGCTGCGCAAGGAAGACATCCTCGCGGTGGTGAAGGAGCTCGTCGGCCTCAAGGACGGCAAGGGCGAGGTCGACGACATCGACAACCTCGGCAACCGCCGCGTGCGTTCGGTGGGCGAGTTGCTGGAGAACCAGTACCGCGTTGGCCTGCTGCGCATGGAGCGCGCCGTGAAGGAGCGCATGAGCTCGGTCGACGTGTCGACCGTGATGCCGAACGACCTCATCAACGCCAAGCCCGCCGTGGCCGCCGTGCGCGAGTTCTTCGGTTCCTCGCAGCTCTCGCAGTTCATGGACCAGACCAACCCGCTCTCGGAAGTCACCCACAAGCGCCGCGTTTCGGCGCTCGGGCCTGGTGGTCTGACCCGCGAGCGCGCCGGCTTCGAAGTGCGCGACGTTCACCCGACGCACTATGGCCGCATCTGCCCGATCGAGACGCCGGAAGGCCCGAACATCGGTCTGATCAATTCGCTCGCGAGCTTCAGCCGCGTCAACAAGTACGGCTTCATCGAGACCCCCTACCGCAAGGTCATCGACGGCAAGGTCACGGGCGACGTGATCTACCTGTCGGCGATGGAGGAGCAGAAGCACACCGTCGCGCAGGCCTCGGCCGAGCTCAATGAAGACGGCAGCTTCGTGGAAGAGCTGGTTTCGGCGCGTCACAACGGTGACAACCTGATGGCCCCGCGCGAGCACATCACGCTGATGGACGTCAGCCCCAAGCAGCTCGTCTCGGTCGCGGCCTCGCTCATTCCGTTCCTGGAAAACGACGACGCCAACCGCGCGCTGATGGGCTCGAATATGCAGCGTCAGGCCGTGCCGCTCGTGAAGGCGGAAGCGCCGTGGGTCGGCACCGGCATGGAAGAGACCGTGGCGCGCGATTCGGGCGCTGCGATCGCGGCCAAGCGCGGCGGGATCGTTGACCAGGTCGACGCTACCCGCATCGTGATCCGCGCGATCGGCGATGTCGAACCCGGCCAGTCGGGCGTCGACATCTACACGCTGCAGAAGTTCCAGCGTTCGAACCAGAACACCTGCATCAACCAGCGTCCGCTGGTGAAGGTGGGCGACGTGATCGAGGCCGGCGACATCATCGCCGACGGCCCCTCGACCGATCTGGGCGAGCTGGCGCTGGGCAAGAACAGCCTCGTCGCGTTCATGCCCTGGAACGGCTACAACTACGAAGACTCGATCCTGATCAGCGAACGCATCGTGAAGGACGACGTCTTCACCTCGATCCACATCGAGGAGTTCGAGGTCATGGCCCGCGACACCAAGCTCGGGCCGGAGGACATCACCCGCGACATCCCGAACGTCGGCGAGGAAGCCCTGCGCAACCTCGACGAGGCGGGCATCGTCTACATCGGTGCCGAAGTGCACCCGGGCGACATCCTCGTCGGCAAGATCACCCCCAAGGGTGAATCGCCGATGACCCCGGAAGAGAAGCTGCTGCGCGCGATCTTCGGCGAAAAGGCGAGCGACGTGCGCGACACCTCGCTGCGTCTACCCCCGGGCGTCGCCGGCACGGTGGTCGAGGTGCGCGTGTTCAACCGTCACGGGATCGAGATCGACGACCGTACCCGTGCGATCCAGAACGAGGAAATCGAACGCCTCCGGAAGGACGCCGCGGACGAGCGCAACATTCTCAATCGCGCGACCTACAACCGCCTGCGCGACATGCTCGTCGGCCAGACCGCTTCGGCCGCGCCGAAGGGCCTGAAGAAGGGCATCGAGATCACCGAGGCCGTTCTCGAGGATGTCGAGCGTCACGAATGGTTCAAGTTCGCGGTCGCCGATGACAGCCGTCAGGCGCAGATCGAGGCGGTGAAGAGCCAGTACGACGAAGCCGTCGCGCTGATCGACGCCAAGTTCCACGACCGCAAGGAGAAGCTGGAGCGTGGTGACGAACTCGCCCCGGGCGTGCTCAAGATGGTCAAGGTCTTCGTCGCGGTGAAGCGCAAGCTGCAGCCGGGCGACAAGATGGCCGGCCGTCACGGGAACAAGGGTGTGATCAGCCGTATCCTGCCGGTCGAGGACATGCCGTTCCTCGAGGACGGGACGCCGGTGGACCTCGTGCTCAACCCGCTGGGCGTGCCTTCGCGTATGAACGTCGGGCAGATCTTTGAGACGCACCTCGGCTTTGCCGCCCGCGCGCTCGGCCACGAGATCAAGGGCATGCTGGAGGAATGGCGCGCCGCCAACCCGAACGCCGCGTCCGACTATGCGGGCGTTGCCCCGCCTGCCGCGGTGCTCGAGCGTCTGAAGGACATCTACGGCGAGCAATATGTCGAGGATCTCGAAAGCCGCTCGACCGCGGATATCGTGGAACTCGCGGGCAACCTTGCGGCCGGTGTGCCGATGGGGACCCCGGTGTTCGACGGCGCGCGCGAGGCGGACGTTTCGGACATGCTGGTCAAGGCGGGGATCGATTCCTCGGGCCAGAGCGTCCTCTATGACGGCCGCACCGGTGAGGCCTTCGACCGCAAGGTGACCGTGGGCATCATCTACATGCTGAAGCTCCACCACCTTGTCGACGACAAGATCCACGCCCGTTCGATCGGCCCCTACTCGCTCGTCACCCAGCAGCCGCTGGGCGGCAAGGCGCAGTTCGGCGGCCAGCGCTTCGGGGAAATGGAGGTGTGGGCGCTCCAGGCCTACGGCGCGGCCTACACCTTGCAGGAAATGCTGACGGTGAAGTCCGACGACGTGGTCGGCCGCACCAAGGTCTACGAGGCGATCGTCAAGGGCGACGACACCTTCGAGGCCGGCATTCCGGAGAGCTTCAACGTGCTCGTGAAGGAAATGCGCAGCCTCGGCCTCAACGTCGAACTGAAGTCGATCCTCGACGAGGACGACGACGGCGAGATGCTGGAGGCAGCGGAATAA
- a CDS encoding DUF2975 domain-containing protein — MNAPGNDLLLLSGKVVTILLQAAMAVGALALAIAVPALIFFEDAVLEGVRAGSPMPLGEIPMLPLIGLLGIMFMILAALFVFFGKLRAIIDTVSAGDPFVPVNAERLSAMAWLLLASQLLTWPLVALALVIAEWAQELDDVDLRLEGDAFDITGILMVLVLFILARVFRHGAAMREDLEGTV, encoded by the coding sequence ATGAACGCTCCCGGAAACGACCTGCTGCTGTTGTCAGGCAAGGTCGTGACGATCCTGCTCCAGGCGGCAATGGCCGTCGGCGCCCTTGCCCTCGCCATCGCCGTGCCGGCCCTGATCTTCTTCGAGGACGCGGTGCTCGAAGGGGTCAGGGCGGGCAGCCCGATGCCGCTCGGCGAAATCCCGATGCTGCCGCTGATCGGGCTGCTGGGCATCATGTTCATGATCCTCGCGGCGCTGTTCGTGTTCTTCGGCAAGCTGCGCGCGATCATCGACACGGTGAGCGCGGGCGATCCCTTCGTCCCGGTCAATGCCGAGCGGCTGAGCGCGATGGCCTGGCTGCTGCTCGCCTCGCAACTGCTGACCTGGCCGCTGGTCGCGCTGGCGCTGGTGATCGCCGAGTGGGCGCAGGAGCTCGACGATGTCGACCTGCGGCTAGAAGGCGACGCCTTCGACATCACCGGCATCCTCATGGTGCTCGTCCTGTTCATCCTCGCCCGGGTGTTCCGCCACGGCGCGGCGATGCGCGAAGATCTGGAAGGGACCGTGTGA
- a CDS encoding helix-turn-helix domain-containing protein: MPPSMDDIEGARIMVKLDDLLYARRMTLTELAERVGLTLANLSILKTGKAKAIRFSTLAAICRELECQPGDLLGYRAEES, encoded by the coding sequence ATGCCCCCCAGCATGGACGACATCGAAGGAGCCCGCATCATGGTCAAACTGGACGACCTGCTCTACGCCCGCCGCATGACGCTGACCGAACTGGCCGAGCGCGTGGGCCTCACCCTTGCCAACCTGTCGATCCTCAAGACCGGCAAGGCCAAGGCGATCCGCTTCTCCACCCTCGCCGCGATCTGCCGCGAGCTGGAGTGCCAGCCGGGCGACCTGCTGGGATACCGCGCCGAGGAGAGCTGA
- the rplJ gene encoding 50S ribosomal protein L10: MDRSQKADAVAQLNAVFSEVGVVVVTRNLGMTVAQSTDLRGKMREAGASYKVAKNRLAKLALENTDYVGLGDMLTGPVGLAWSKDPVAAAKAAVDFAKSNDKLEIVGGSLGSVVLDEAGIKALATMPSLDEMRAKLIGLVNAPATKIAQVVTAPAAKVARVFAAYAEKDAA; the protein is encoded by the coding sequence ATGGATCGTTCGCAGAAAGCCGACGCGGTTGCCCAGCTCAATGCGGTCTTCTCCGAGGTCGGCGTGGTGGTCGTCACCCGCAACCTCGGCATGACGGTGGCCCAGTCCACCGACCTGCGCGGGAAGATGCGCGAAGCTGGTGCGTCCTACAAGGTTGCGAAGAACCGTCTCGCCAAGCTCGCCCTCGAGAACACCGACTATGTCGGGCTCGGTGACATGCTCACCGGCCCGGTCGGGCTGGCCTGGTCGAAGGACCCGGTCGCGGCTGCCAAGGCCGCTGTCGATTTCGCCAAGTCGAACGACAAGCTCGAAATCGTCGGCGGGTCGCTGGGTTCGGTCGTGCTCGACGAAGCCGGCATCAAGGCGCTCGCCACGATGCCCAGCCTCGACGAGATGCGCGCCAAGCTCATCGGTCTGGTCAACGCCCCGGCGACGAAGATCGCCCAGGTCGTCACCGCCCCCGCTGCCAAGGTCGCCCGTGTTTTCGCCGCCTACGCGGAAAAGGACGCAGCGTAA
- the rplL gene encoding 50S ribosomal protein L7/L12, translating into MADIAKLVEELSQLTVLEAAELAKALEEAWGVSAAAAVAVAAAPGGAVDAPAAEEQTEFDVILTGDGGKKIQVIKEVRAITGLGLTEAKALVEGAPKAVKEGVSKAEAEDIKKKIEEAGGTVELK; encoded by the coding sequence ATGGCCGATATTGCCAAGCTTGTTGAAGAACTGTCGCAGCTGACCGTGCTCGAAGCTGCCGAACTCGCCAAGGCGCTTGAAGAAGCGTGGGGCGTTTCCGCTGCTGCCGCGGTCGCCGTGGCTGCCGCCCCGGGCGGCGCTGTCGATGCCCCGGCTGCCGAAGAGCAGACCGAATTCGACGTCATCCTGACCGGCGACGGCGGGAAGAAGATCCAGGTCATCAAGGAAGTCCGCGCCATCACCGGCCTCGGCCTGACCGAAGCCAAGGCGCTCGTCGAAGGCGCGCCGAAGGCCGTCAAGGAAGGCGTGTCGAAGGCTGAAGCCGAAGACATCAAGAAGAAGATCGAGGAAGCCGGCGGCACCGTCGAGCTCAAGTAA